The following nucleotide sequence is from Psilocybe cubensis strain MGC-MH-2018 chromosome 13, whole genome shotgun sequence.
AACTTCGAAGCTGGGTGCATTTGGGCAAGCTTGCAGGCATACTTGGCGAGTTTTGAGAAATGCAACTGGTCAGTTTGCTATACTGTCTTCGTGAATTCACTATGTCGACATTCATTGTAGACGATAGAAAGGATACACCTCCGAGACGACCTGCTACAGCAAGATATACCCCTCAAGGAGCTTCACTGTTATAGCCTACCATTTGGACTTCTTGGCTTCATCTCTCATGTCCTTACTTACTATACCATCGCCTGTCTGTGGTTCGGACGGAAACCGCTCTGGCCCTTTTCAAAGATAGCCAACTCCAAATTCGATATCATCCTCGGATCCCTTGGCGTGTCGCTCTGCATCATCATGTCGATTGTTACCATgataaaatgcaaaaatacaTGGCAACTCCTTGTAATTGCAGTGTGGAAACTGAGCATGTCGTTGTTGAGTGGCATGACCGCTCTGCACGTTGCTATTCTAGTCATCAACAACCCGGATGATGATATTCAGCTAAAATCTAAAACTTCGGCTTGGTGGCTCGTCCTTTGTGAGCATATTTATTGTATAAAACTGTTCAGCACATGCTAAATTACAGTCAGATATCCCTGGTATGGTTGCAGGCATGATTGGCCTTATGAGCCTCGTCGTGAAAGTCACAGATCGATCCGAAACTGTCCTTGGCCTCACTATTGCATTCTACTCAGTAGTTGGGGCATCACTGGTCGTTGGAATCATTTCCATGATTCTTACGTGCTACTTAGGTAGTGGGGAATCTGGCAAAGTCGCCGCAACCGGCTTTCTTGTCACCATCGCGTTGTTCATCGTCTTGAGCGCTTTTTACTCCGATTGGTGCCTGGGCATCATGCTGGACAACCTTCTCGGAACACCCTCGTCTGATAATTCTGGCTTCTATTGGACATATTTTATCGCCAAGCGGCTAACAATGTTCAGTTTGTGATCCTGACAATACATGCCTGACAGTGTAGATATCCAAATGTTACCCTCTGACATGAGCGATTGCCCGCCTGAATACAGAAATGTGCAgaataacaaaaaaaattgacagTGGTAACTTTGCAAAGTAACGAACTTTATTGCGGAAAGCGCCCAAAAGGGGTGTCCGAGATAGACGATTTTGCAAACAAATTTGTTATTTCTGTTCATGGGGGCTCAAAGGTTTCTGGCTACATCATATAatatttgtattttattgatGTTAAAAGTTGATTCTGATGGTTTGCATAGAATGAGCTGTGTGTGAAACTTTTGCGCATGCTTGATAGGGGAAATCCTGATCGTTACCACTAGGAAAGTACCGCGGTCGACGGAACAATTTTCACGGGCGCTGAAGTGCCCAAGAAAGCATGAGATCAACTTAAGACAGTCCATTATGATGGCAGTGTAATTCTGATGTTGCTATTTTCTCTTGTCTCTCTAGGTGTGAGAAAATTCTATACAACACGTTCCTCAGGACCGATATACGACTGACCAGAGTTTGACGTTAACTTATGTGGCTGAGGAACTTTCAACCTCATGATCATTGACTGGCGCCAGAGGTAGCATTAAGGTTTGACATCTAAGTATCCATTGATCAGGAAATGAGGCGTAGCTTTACCATATATTTTCCCAGATGCTGCCAGATTTTGGCGAGCGCGGTCTTAAAAAATACATTACAGCCCCTGAGGTCTGGCTAAGCGCTTGGATCCAGCTTAAATCTGAAGGCTTGCAATCTCATGCAATCTGTAAAGATCGATCAGGAGGTACCAGCAGCATATCATTGGTTGGGGTTTGCGGTGGCCACTAACTATCTAACAGATCGACATCATGATCTCAAGAGACTACCGATAAAATGTACCAAATGACTCGTTGAATTAACGTGCTCTCTCTTTTCTAACATATGATGTCGCCTCCTAGGCTCAATGGCCAGAATTGATGGGATTTAGGAGTCTCCGATTCATTGCCTTATGCAGAATTGCGTAAGCCAATCCTAGTAAGGGTAAATGAGAAATGGTAAACCGCCAATAGCTGACAAACGAATGTTATGGAGAACCGGAATACTATTCGACCCTCGGGACTTGGTGAAGCGCGGCCTTGAATGTACTACGTTACATGTTTCAGAGTCCGAAGACTGTTATAAAATGGATGCTGGTAGTCAACTTGTAGACACACAGTACCGCACTGCCGTTCGGAACTGGGTCGTGCTGTAGACTCGTGGACTTGTTGAGGACAGGAGAACTTGCAGAGACGCGTCGACTCGCGGCGTGGCCCGAGACGCGTTGTGTACGCGTGCTTGGTTGTATATAAATAAGGTTGCTCCGATCACGGGACTTGACCTAAAGTAACGGCCTTCCCTGAAAGTCTCATTCAACCGGCTCCTTCTTGAACGACGAGCAACTCCTTTGCTCGCCGTCAATGGCATCTTCAAGCCAATCCACACATCCCACATTTCCTCCTTCTGCCTATTATAATCGCCGACAACATCCACAGAGGCCAGGCAGTTCACGCAGGACAAATTCGAGCTCCTATGATGCACCTAGTCGCACTATCGAAGGCCTCCTCCAACGCCACAATCGTGCggcgtcttcgtcgtcgtttACCTTGGCACTGGATGGACATCGCATAAACTTTCAACCTGCCTCTAGAACGACATCTCCGGATTTCCTCCCGACAGCCGACTCTCGCATGCTTTCCATCTTGCCTAGCGGTACCGTTGATACCTCGTTTCACCAGGCCACGGAGTCACTGTTACCTGCTTTTGAGCTGGGGAGTGCCTCAGTGAATATGGTCAACCACAGTGAACGGCCTCCGTCCCCTGTACCTACTGTCGATTTTTCAATAATCGATGTAGACATTGATGAGGCGGACTTAAACCCATCGCTTCCTGGAAGTTATCCCTCAAGatttctttcctcctccatgTCTTTCTCGAGAGGCAGACCTGCATACGTTGGCTATAACCATTCAAATACTAGTACCAGTGATTCTCCTCAATCACCATCACAGGGTATCATGTCGCTGAAATCCTTTCTTCCACGCATATGGGACGCATTATCGACTCCTGGGaggacgatgtttggtttgtcCTCTGCAAACGCCACGTCACCCTCTGTATCACCTCCTTCTTCTAGGGCGCCATCGCCGTCTGCTATGCCTCGCCGCCATGTAAATCAATCGTGGTACACCCCCAACGCGGCAACGAGCGGGAGAAACTCGCCTGTGTATTGGACGCCAGGTTCTGCCAACAAAGGTAAAGGTAAATCCCGGACACCCAACTTCTTTTCCAGCCGGAATGGGAGCAGAAACGATCTTTCTGAATACATCGACTATTCGGAATTACCTCCCTTAgatggagaggaaggagaacTAATCGATGATGAAGCGTGCTTTATTGATGTTAGAGCAGTTCATGGGATCGGTATGTCGCATGTTGTATACCGATCATTATTCTGACACTAATACGTAATGTATCTATTTATTGGCAACCAGATATAATATCTCTCCTTCCTCCCGAGCTTGCGTTGCATATCTTTACTTTAATTTGCCCACCTCCCCTTCCATCCCCAAGCAACACCAAAAGTTCCCTGAAAAACCAATTGTCGCCCGGTAGAAACAGTATTAACGGCAACGAGTTTGACGCCGTTCCAGATGATGCGTTACGTGCCTTGTTATCCTGCCGTCTAGTATCTCGGACTTGGTGCCGTCTTGCAAGCGACAATCATATATGGCGTTCTCTATTTCTTAGTAGATGGAACATAGACTTAAGGCGAGCGACGAATGCGACTGTACTACCCCAGGGGCTGGCGCGCAATGCAAGTGCTACTCTGGGCAAGACGTGGGACGTTGACTTAACCGACATTGAACCCAAAGCCAAGCGTGTTCTTggactttcttctcctgtTGTCGATGCTCCGGTAACTTGCGCGCCTCTTAGGTTAGACTGGCGAATACTGTATCGTGAGAGGCTAGAATTGGATCGTCGATGGTCAGGTGCATCTCGCATTCCCATCAAGAAAGAATCAAACTCGTTTGGCGACTTCATGCGACGGAGAGGTGCTATCTATGACAGTATCAATCTCTCGAGCCCATTTGGCTGTAGGTATGACGCCGACAGGGGGGATTTGCAAGTAGAAGCGAATTATGAACCGACACCAATGAAGATATCCGGCCATACCGATAGGTATGTTGATTGCCTCGATCGACACCAAACAATTGCTTATCACCTTGTAGCGTCTATTGCCTGGAGTTCGATTCGCGTCGCATAATTACTGGCTCCCGGGATCGCACCATTAAAGTATGGAGTTTGCGGACAGGTGCTCTCCTCGGAAGCTTCTCAGGTGTGCATCGGGGTAGCGTTTTATGCTtaaaatttgaaaaggatTGGGACCGTGATTGGTGCGATTCTTATGAatcagaagaagagggtAACGGGGATTTCACTGGATCCCAGCGAAATCCGATTCACCGTGAGGGCGTCTATGTAAAAGAGTCCAAACGACAGAGGACGGGGTTCATGGTCAGTGGTAGCAGCGATTGTTCTGTTTGCGTGTGGGACCTTCATCTTGGGGCCATCATGGAATctaatgatgatgatacaAGCCTCCGCAATGGGAATTCACATTTCAAGGATGAGAGCGAAAGGGAGGTAATAGCAACTGTCAGGGACGTGCTAACCGGCCACCTCGGAGGAGTTTTGGATCTCCGCATCGATAAGCAGTGGATAGTCAGCTGGTGCGCTGTACAAAGAATTTTTTGTATTATATTCACTGATTGCTGCTCTCCTCTAGCTCCAAGGATGCAGTAATCCGCGTTTGGAACCGTAAAACTCTGAAGCTTCATCGCGCCTTGCGAGGCCATGAAGGTCCTGTTAATGCTGTCGGTCTTCAGAGTGGCAGAGTTGTACGTACTTTATATATGTTCTCTAGAGCTGAATCTTCAACTCCAACACAGGTCAGTGCTAGCGGAGACGGGAAGATGATATTATGGGACATACAGAGCGGCGAGCGACTACGAACTTTTGAAGGCCATGATCGTGGACTGGCTTGCATTGAATTCAAGGTGATAACCGTGCAAAGGAAGAATTTTTTTATGTATGACTTACTTTTTAATACTTCACCCTTGATACACTTTAGGATGACTTAATTGTGTCCGGGTCCAATGACCGTAAAATCAAAATTTGGAGTGCTTCCACTGGCGATTGCCTGCGAACATTGGTTGGCCACGACGCCCTTGTTCGCGCGTTATCTTTCAACCCTCGTACCGGACGCCTTGTCAGCGCCAGCTACGATAAAACTGTCAAGCTCTGGGATTTAGGAAGTGGTACGCTTCTTTTTTCGTATGCATCCTCGTGTGCCATAATATTCAGCGTTTGCTTATCCTCAGGGAAATTGATTCGAGAGTTCAAGGGAAACCACACCAGCCATATATTCGACGTCAAATTCGATGTCTCACGCATAGTTAGGTATGGCGTTTCAATCATCTGGTTCTTCTGCAGAGGTCAAGTCTTACTTCATATTTACTCGCAGCACATCTCATGACCGCAAAATTGTCGTCTTGGACTTTTCTGAGCAATTGAACACTGCGTTGTTCACCTAACATTTAACCTTCGATCTAGCCTGATCGTAACCtgtttttcttgatttctaTTATTCTTGATACCCACATGCTGTTTTACTATTTATTCCAATTTTTCAAACATCGGACTTTCTTGGACTATCACTGTAATATGTCATGCGACACCTCTTGTCTTTTAttgcttttttgttttattacATTTCTCTTGTCTTTCTGCGAACAAAACTCATGTAGACTAACATCATCGCTTTTGTCTGTTGTACATCATCATGTCTACAAAACTGTGTATTACTATATATCTTGGTCGGATTTGCATAGGACGCCAGATCAGTACCACTCACAACTCTCTTTTCCAATCATGATAATTTATAAGTTGCAACTCAATTAACAGCGAAATTGGGATGCCAGCGACAGAGATCAATTTCATTCGGGTCCCATGAATGTCTACAGGTGACAATATTAATGCTCGTCAGTTGAGAGTTGTCATTGTAGACATCGAGCAAATTTTATTGATGAATGGTGGAACAACAGCACTTCAAGGGGTACAAGTGAGGTGCCAGCTCTGCAACGAGGCAGTGGAACCTCATTTTGAAGTCGTACGACTTAACGCCTCCCGATACACCCGTCGGTCAGGTCAGGTTTATTTCAACCGCTACCATGGTCATATACTCCTACTTAGCACCCAGATTTGATGCTCTGAGGGAGATTGTTGTGATATTATATCCGTGGTAAATGCGGTCAATTTAATAAACGACAGCAATGTCCGATGATGGTGTATTGGAAAATAGAAGAGCGTCCAACAAATTTAAGGGGAATCAATGAAATACTGAATCTAGATTCAGTGTCAGTAGCATAGAAAAGCCTATACTGCCACATCCCCTTGCTTTTCTGAGGAGCAAGACTATTCTTTGATGCTATCAATCACTTGTTAGCAAGTCTATATGGCCGGCATATCCCGATATTACGGGCGCTTATTTTTTCAAGAAGAGATACCATACAATTCAAGTCAACCTCAAGTTGATATCAAATTTTCAAAAGATTGGACATATTATAAATTGCAAGCTTGGTAATTTTTACTGTGCGAATCATTAATACTGTAGATAGGGATTGTGGGGTTTGCTCGAAATCTTTATTTAGACACACAACCTACATAAGAGTGCTTGGCGGAATTGGCTGTGGCTGTGTTACCGGCTGACAAGAAACCTCTCGGAATTGCTTGGAGGAAGCCCATAAAATATTCACATATACAGTTAAACGCTCTGAAGTCCAGAATTATGTACCCTACTAACACCTAGTCATGGTATTAAGATGGTCACTAGAGACAACAATCAGCGCGACTTCCATTCTCGAGGATCTTGAAGTTTTCAAGTTAGAGAAACACCCATTAGATAAAATTCTCTGGCCTTCACTTCTAGGAAATAGAATTAAAGATAGGGACGTCCTTAATTCTGAAGGAGCTTATTCCTACTTACTACGCGCTTCGAAACCACTGGCAATGTTGTTGCGCGACAATGTAATTTCTCCGTTGCCTACCATAGACTCAAGGAATCCGGATCAACGTAAGCTACTCAGTGTTGATAGAAGAATAGCAGATAAGTCGAAGTAATAAATAGGATTGATTGCGAAGGTGGTTAATACGGTTCTCCTTATGGGAAATCTGGACACGACACGTACTCGGACTTAACAACGTCTGACAAACCATTGAATACCCCGAAACTCAGGAGACTTTAGAAG
It contains:
- a CDS encoding F-box/WD repeat-containing protein pof11, translated to MASSSQSTHPTFPPSAYYNRRQHPQRPGSSRRTNSSSYDAPSRTIEGLLQRHNRAASSSSFTLALDGHRINFQPASRTTSPDFLPTADSRMLSILPSGTVDTSFHQATESLLPAFELGSASVNMVNHSERPPSPVPTVDFSIIDVDIDEADLNPSLPGSYPSRFLSSSMSFSRGRPAYVGYNHSNTSTSDSPQSPSQGIMSLKSFLPRIWDALSTPGRTMFGLSSANATSPSVSPPSSRAPSPSAMPRRHVNQSWYTPNAATSGRNSPVYWTPGSANKGKGKSRTPNFFSSRNGSRNDLSEYIDYSELPPLDGEEGELIDDEACFIDVRAVHGIDIISLLPPELALHIFTLICPPPLPSPSNTKSSLKNQLSPGRNSINGNEFDAVPDDALRALLSCRLVSRTWCRLASDNHIWRSLFLSRWNIDLRRATNATVLPQGLARNASATLGKTWDVDLTDIEPKAKRVLGLSSPVVDAPVTCAPLRLDWRILYRERLELDRRWSGASRIPIKKESNSFGDFMRRRGAIYDSINLSSPFGCRYDADRGDLQVEANYEPTPMKISGHTDSVYCLEFDSRRIITGSRDRTIKVWSLRTGALLGSFSGVHRGSVLCLKFEKDWDRDWCDSYESEEEGNGDFTGSQRNPIHREGVYVKESKRQRTGFMVSGSSDCSVCVWDLHLGAIMESNDDDTSLRNGNSHFKDESEREVIATVRDVLTGHLGGVLDLRIDKQWIVSCSKDAVIRVWNRKTLKLHRALRGHEGPVNAVGLQSGRVVSASGDGKMILWDIQSGERLRTFEGHDRGLACIEFKDDLIVSGSNDRKIKIWSASTGDCLRTLVGHDALVRALSFNPRTGRLVSASYDKTVKLWDLGSGKLIREFKGNHTSHIFDVKFDVSRIVSTSHDRKIVVLDFSEQLNTALFT